TTTATATTGAGTAAACCGGATATATTCAGCGTTTGGAGGGAAAAGTGAAGCCATAAGCATCCCGTGATCTCCCTTAGCAAGTTCCTGTTGTAAATTAAATGAGACACGATGCTGAAAATTATGATAGAAATACAGGTGTATTAGTCCCTGACTCAAATCATAAATGGAAGTATAGGTAGTGCCATCTCCAATTTTTGACCTGCATTCATGCATGGTATCCATGACTGATACACAAAAATGAAGGCTGGTATCTACTTTATTTTGCAAGAAGGCTCTCCCTTTCCTGTAACGGCCAATTTGCACATCATCCAGATCAGGGGTAAGGGAAGGGCAGAAATTGGACAACACATATTTTTGTTCATGACCAAGTATAGTGGTGTCTACTTCTACCACAAGGTAATCTCCCTGTTTGTCAACAAACAATAACATGCTATAATTGAAAACGCTTCTGTCATACTGATTTACAAGATCCCTGACTTCCTGAACAGTGGCGCAGCGCTGCAGGATAGTTTTTAGAAAGTTGCCGGGATTCTCTATTTTCATTCGTCCCGCCACAGGCTTCAAGGCCCTGGGATATACCGTAAAGCCATCGAATGCAAGGCCAGCTTCATTAAGTCCACCCTGCGGGAAACCATCTTCATGTCCTATATACATTGCGCCGTGGTAGCCATTTTTACCTGTTTCAAACCAAATCTTTGAGTTCGTCCGCCAGGCATCTTCATTGTTCCCAACCATCGTCTTTCCATTGATCGTAATCTTGAACATACTGCACGGACTGGCCTGATCTGCTACCAATAATAATGAGAGGATAAGCAGGCATAAAATGCTGTACTTTTTCATGAATATTTGGTTTATATGATCAACCGTAGCTGACCTGGATTCTATTCCCGATTTAAAACCTGTTAACCGACGCGCTGCCGCTTTTGGTGCTGCTGATTTTGGCTGTTCCGGTATAACGCAGGCCTGCTGAACCATGCAAGGTGGCATTCACCTGATCACTGGCATTAACCGAAGCGTGACCAGAACCTGAAATATGCACCCTGGCATTTTCTGTAACCAGTT
This region of Paraflavitalea devenefica genomic DNA includes:
- a CDS encoding C45 family peptidase, with translation MKKYSILCLLILSLLLVADQASPCSMFKITINGKTMVGNNEDAWRTNSKIWFETGKNGYHGAMYIGHEDGFPQGGLNEAGLAFDGFTVYPRALKPVAGRMKIENPGNFLKTILQRCATVQEVRDLVNQYDRSVFNYSMLLFVDKQGDYLVVEVDTTILGHEQKYVLSNFCPSLTPDLDDVQIGRYRKGRAFLQNKVDTSLHFCVSVMDTMHECRSKIGDGTTYTSIYDLSQGLIHLYFYHNFQHRVSFNLQQELAKGDHGMLMASLFPPNAEYIRFTQYKTPFNSSGVKLSLNLITYIFLLTLPFFLVYYAWEYKLKRHKGLWPRHFLTGGMLVIINLALAYYLQHLLTNKVIFYFDTPYKEEGNPLLNLAAYFPNALLLLFIPIVVFAVRNIRQRPWNRFYLFLYLINVISYSILLVLFGYWELYFIG